Part of the Halanaerobiales bacterium genome, CTCACCCTGATATATATAATCTTTAATATTTCCAGGCAAAGATTCTCCAAGCAAAACCATTTTTAGTATCCACAAACCTTCAATAAAAGCAGTTTTACCAGAACCATTCTGACCATATATCCCCAATACATCTGAAGTCTTAGAAAAAAAATCTTCACTTTTATAACTGTTAAACTCAATCTGACCCTGTCTAATATTTTTAAAGTTATTCAATTCCATCTTTTGCAAACGCATCATTTTTTCTTTCATTTGATCACCACCATTTATTACATTATACAACTATCAGTAATAAAAAGCAATATTTTTCATTAAATCGATATAAAAAATATCATATTTAACAAAAAAATAATAATATACTCAAAAAAATATTAATCCCTTTCACAACCACAGCTATTTGAGATATTTAAAGTAATAGCAAATTCACCTTCATCCATTTTATAAGTTATTTCTTCTAATAGAGAGTAAACTTTAGTTGCTTCTCCGTGAATAATAGTAGATAAATCATTGCTCTCATATTCCAAACCTGATTCATCTATAAAATGAATTACCTTCTTTACTTTTTTATTTACTTTATTAGTATTCAAAGG contains:
- a CDS encoding YkoF family thiamine/hydroxymethylpyrimidine-binding protein, with protein sequence MEGKTIISCQISFYPLNTNKVNKKVKKVIHFIDESGLEYESNDLSTIIHGEATKVYSLLEEITYKMDEGEFAITLNISNSCGCERD